The genomic region CCTAAATAAGACTTTATACCTTCTTTGTATAAAAAGACAACAGATTtgtaaaaatagtatttcagtttaaataagaattcttctatatttaatgactctttttttatgattaatAATACCTTCTTCAACCATGTGTTTTCAATACATGgttcaataatatatttatcattgaaaaaaatattttgtctTATTAAATCTACATAACTAAATTcgttttcattattaatattattattatatgtatacagtttttctttatctaacttgtcataatttatattcaaCTGTTTAgctgtttttattatacctGCACTGTTCATatctttataattataataaaccATCCATGTCAATCCACCTTTACGAAAACTAtcaacattttttatgttagaaaataaatatgaattatgtaatatacaCTCTTTCAACTTAGGTATTATATGACTATCCTCCtttgatataattatttctctgttaataatttcttttatttgttttatataaatttcatcATCAATATTTAAACAAGCACTACATAAATTAAGGCtaaaatttttgttgtttttttttttcctgtttgTTCCTTTAACATTATTCGATGAAAATACCTCATTCAATGGGTAAAACTTTGGATTAgcattactactactacaaGTCATGCTGTCACTTCTAACCTTTTTatgttctttcttttttatattaatatacgtGTTCAAGTTGGATGGAGAGGTGCTCATTTGACGAGAAAAATTAGTAATATCCTTTGCATATTGTCTGAGATAGTTTCTCGTGCTAACTTCATACATTCTTGCATTGGTTACAAACGTCCTtctgttataatttttttcttgaatTTCCACATTACTGACTGTTTGATTCGGTTTATCTATTTGAGTATTCACACCTTCGAGTGGGTTACAAATATTGAAGCTAATATTAGGGGTAAGGTTAGCGTCCTCCTTATCATGGTCACTAATAACTCCCATAGCTCTACTGCTATGCACGTTATAACTCCTCGACATTATTGTAGTCGTACTACCATTCTCTCCCCTGTTGTTATTCCTACCAATGCTATATTTACTGTCTTTTCCCCTCTGTATCATTATGCTTACACCACGCTTATGATTATTATGATGATTCTGATGCTGGTGATTTACATTCCTAGTGCCATAGGAAAGTTTACCATGGGTACTGtaatcattattataatcgaTACTACAATCagcattataattattaggACTATTGTTAGTAACGTTTGTTTTGAGAGATGATGAAACGTTCTCATTCTGATTGCATAAGTGATTATGAATAACCTTCTTATAATTCTTCCTTTTGTttgtattttcaaaatttgtCTTATCTATTGAGCCTATATTAGTCAAATAGTTCATGTGAGTACCTCTGTaaatattatcttttatcataaaattatGATCAGCATCATTATTTCTATGATATTCATTATAGGAGGAGTTCCCTTCCGAATTGTTGAGTAAATGACTTTTTACCTTTGATTTTAACGGTGGAATATATTTCAATACGCATGTgttaatttctttattttgtttattattccTCATTATATTAGAGTTATATTTTACCAATTCAACAGAGGAACTTAACAGAGCGTTCTGTTCACTTCCAACATCATCCGCTTTGCACACACTATCCGAATACACATTTACTCGTTGCTTCATATCGAAGTTTTGTGTTTCCATTTTCAGGTGGGTGCCTTCTGATACACTGTCGTTTACATTAATATCAACATTAATACTATCATTAACATTGCGATTAACATTGTCATTTACAATAACATTAACTTGTGAGTCATTAGAATGGCGGAGGGTGTTATACGAATCTTTATTCAACACACATCTTCTCAACACAttcctatttttataacCCATTAATGGATATACCTTTTTATTTCCAGTGTTGATATATTCTTCATTACTCCTATGGCTCGTGTTAATATGAAGCGCTTTGAGCGGTTGCATCTTCTTATAACATGCATGTGAATTGTCATCCCGATGAACGGATGAACCCATATTGTATGGCATCATACAAGTTAtcttatttgtattattacaattataattttctatatttgtttcattatttatattatttctttcattAACTTGATGATAACGACTTCCTCTAGTCATATCACTTTTCACATGATTCTTAGTAGTTGACATGCCCTGTACCATGGCCATATCATAATTATAGTTCACTCTGTTCTCGTATGTACAATTATACAAGCTTCTACTACCTGCATTTGTGTTATTCCTAGTCCCAATCTTATTCTTAACCATATGTGGCACGTATGTTTCTCCTCCTTCATTAAATGCTTTCCAATCATTATTGACGTGCTGATCTTTTTGTATGGTATAGTAATCGCCCCCACTGTTCTCACAGTAGCAGATACCCttatttccattattatcataGCTTCTTGTGTTACCATTACTTCTATTACTTCCATTTATCCCTGTATTTCCATTACTTCCATTACCATCATTAATTCCACTATTACCAGTATGTGTACCGTCTTCATGAACTTTTTTAAACCTCGTTTTCTTATTAAGATGTTCATAAAGGACATTACTCAGtttgtaatttttgtaaCTTACATTGGTCTCAACATCTATATCATGTTTCATTCTGTTTTTCCTGTCTTCATAGACattctctttattttctttttcattttcattactGCTAATGTAACCTGCATCAAAACACACATCATGTAATATTTCCTCATGGACATCTGTAACACTTTCACTAACTCCTTGATCTATAAACATACTCCCCTTATGTTCTATTCTCTTTTCAAATAttcgtttatttatttccttttattcttatatttgtGCTGTCCTCtcaatatttaatatgtttcACGCAATAACAAGAAAAGAATAGATAAAAATTGGCAAACCGTCTGAGTTATGGTAGATGAgtagtgtatatatatatatacctatgtacctacgtacatatgcacgtatgtaaGTCTAAATACACGTATGCATAAGTGCAGCGTGAAAGTATACTTGTACGATAGAATTATTTTCGATCGGATAAAAGCTGAGCACACCAAGAGGGTGTGGTAATATgggaaaaaacaaacaattgaaaaaaggaaataaaaaaaaaaaaaaaaaaagaaaaaaaaaaattaaagttcACGTATATGCATGCCTATTTAGGTATGTAAACCACAGATAGGAAAGACCAAAATGAAAATCATGTAACGACAAAAAGAAGACAATACGAAGAAAATACTCGTTTGAATAAGTGAAAATCTTAATAACACAAGTACAAATGGTTTAACAAATAATCTCTTGTGCGTAAACaaacaaaagaaaagagcaaaacaaaataaaacaaaacaataatataacaaaacaataatataacaaaacaataatataacaaaacaataatataacaaaacaataatataacaaaacataatataacaaaacaataatatacaaaacaaaacaataataacaaaacaataataataaaaaaaaaaaaaaaaaaaaaaaaaaaaagggatttaacatataatgcTAGACAacaattcttttatatttttaaaaacaaaattgtctgagataaaagagaaaattttCCAAAGTTCCTATGTGCTGTATTTTTACCTACGTATagttatattatgaataaagGCGTACAAATAGAAAAGCAATAGGCGTAAAATATAGGCACGAAAAGAAGCAGTCATGCAATGATGCAATGATCAATGGCATAATAACACAGTCACTCaagtgtgtgtgtgtgtgtgtacgTTTGTGCATATTCGTATAAGGCGCGCAAAATAATTAACAGCATGTTTcttatttttgcatttacAGCGAACAAGAAACAAGGTAATCCTTactaatatatgcataaacaCATGTATCAAGCTACAGGTTTGTGTTAATTATGTGAAACCAAATGAGAATAGCTACGCAATTCTGTATGATAATGTTACAAATATATCAGTTCAAATGTGAACACATGTACTTAAACTTTTTACGTacaattcaaaattttacgCACAACAAcaactacaaaaaaaaaaaaaaagataaataggTGGGTAGATAGATGGATAAAATAGAAcagattaaaaaataaatatatgtaaaacgTGGAAACGGACGCGAAAGAAACAATAATTCAAGTAATCCCATGTGATACTGGGagtgagaaaaaaaagaaaaaaaaagtgaaagataacgataaaaaataaaaattgatgaACGTAATGTTAAAGGTGCATGGAGAAAGCTCAATGGTGAAAAAGATTTATTCTGTAAAGGAAGAATTAAATTATGCTTACCAGTTGTCCACATTCACAAATGGTTAATAAATATCTATATTTGCATGCATTTACATGTACACGTACATGTGTTCACATAGTTATATATCTGTACAcacacacatgtatatatatttatatatacatacaatattCGAAGCGATTTTTATATGCAcatttttgtacatatattccTCTCTTTATATTATACGAACACGTAACGTTTTTAGCTAAAAAATAGatttaaactttttaattaaaacgGGCAGTATGacaaagtatatatatgtacaatattttacatatttgtatacacgtatacatttacatgcattctatttaaaaaaaaaaaaaaatttctacaTGTATTTTTCCACGCACATTTCCCATGAACACCTTAAAACAATATTAgtattttctaatatttcgagctttattcatttaaaaaaaagcgCAATAAAGTTTTTAAGATGACAACAAAAAgttcatgtatttttattagtcCTATTCATTTAGAACGGCCATAAGCAATAGCTATAACCGGAATCAAATGTTGTGCTGCATACATAAACAAAACTTTGTATACACAAAAGGGGGGGTTTAATAAACGCAAAAATGGAAAGATGCCAAATTGATTAAACTGAAAAATGGAAAGATGCCAAATTGATTAAACTGAAAAATGGAAAGATGCCAAATTGATTAAAATGCAAAATGGAAAGATTGCAAATTTATTAAACGACAAAAGgacaaaaatacaaattgaCAAAATGGAAAGATGACAAAAAGACAAATGTGTAAAGTAAGATGAAAATACAAATGGACAATTTATCAACtcaaaaaaatgtgtaataTAAACACACAAAAGGAAATGTATGACAAAAACCGACactaaattaaaaacaaaaaatacaaataaaaaaaaaaaaatttacaaaatcaAAGTTTtcaaatcaaaataaaaagcgaGCATTCACATTTCGCCTTTTTCTCGGAATAACATTATACCCTCATGAGTTTCTTTACTTTGTttttacgtaaaaaaaaaaaaaaaaaaaaaaaggaataaaaaggaaatgttAACACTTAACACACGGAAGGGAGTAGCAAAAGTTGCAAAATTAGCAAAAAAAGcgaaaacagaaaaaatattaaacttATCAAACTTAgcaaaaataggaaaaacaACTAAAACATAGAGAAATGTAACTGAACGAAATATAACGaacaataacaaaaaatagcagaatataattaaacataGCAAaacataatgaaatataataaaacaaatgtaattattacaagcttatttaatgaaaagaatataCACTTAATTCATACAAAATggtaaagataaaaataaaaaattaaaatgaacgGGAAGGgtagaacaaaaaaaaaaaaaaaaaaaaaaaaaaaaaaaaaaaatatacatgtatacatatatattcataatcatgataatatgtaataaaaagaataaaagtacatacatataattttgttatttccaTAATGTACGCACACATCTGCATGTACATAAGATCTAAgaagattatttttttctgttattattcgtcttcattaaaaaacaaataatttttccttatttctaccatattctttttgttttttgttttttacaaatttatgcattttttatttgtctAAATTCAATTATCATAAtagagaataaaataaagaaaaaaaaaaaaaataaaatacacatACGAACGCACATAAGcgatacatatgtatacgtatgtacatataaatacatacatgtgaatgcatatatatatgtataataggTGTACATAAACAAAATACGGTTAACACGGGTAATATGCAAAGATTACGAAAATATTACTTccaatatatacaaaaataatgaaaaaataaatcagaataaagcaaaagaaaacgaaataaaactaaaacgaacaaaagagaaaacaaaattaacaaaCAAAATAACGAAACAGAACAAagtacaacaaaaaaaaaaaaagaaacataacataacaaaatataacaaaaaaaaatcaaagaaatctaaactaaaaaaaaaaaaaattaaataaaactaaacagaataaaataaataatcattttgACATTTTGtgcaaaataattttactatttttttttttttttttttttttatattcttgaAGTAtgcaattataaaaagagaaaaacagTTCTCTTGTTATTCCGTAGTCGCATGGTAGCAGTGCTGCATTATCGCATGCCATACGCACATgaaattttagaaaattcATGCTCACGTGCAACCTAATTGTAAAATGAGCATACTTAAAagttctttttctttttctttttattttgttttgtttctattttgttactattttgtttctattttgttactattttgttactattttgtttttattttattttattttattttattttgtttttattttattttattttcttttgtttttattttatttttatttattttaatgttatttttagaactctttttctttttctttttctttttgcaaaaaaaaataaacaaattccatattaaaaataaaaatagttaacATAAAGCCGATTTCCCATATTCCCCAattccttaaaaaaatataataaaaaagaaagagagCGTTTTAATACATAGacaagaaatatttttttaacacaaaatgtgtattatttattttttttttttttttaatttacactATATCGTTAAGTGCATTAAAAAACTACAAATGTATATTCGAGAATTATAATGCGCGCACGTAATtatgtgtacacatatatatatatatatatatattatacttatgcatatattatacatacacatatacgtatacatatattatgcaTACCTTTTACATATACTTACATTTGTACATTATGCGCAAATATTACTCTGTATTCATTACTATGGACACAagaagttttaatttttatgattatcaaaagatttattttccattactaaataaatagtacttttaaaaattttacaaaaaataagaaaaaaaagcaaacaGACAAACGAATAAGCAAACGAATAAGCAAACGAATAAGCAAACGAATAAGCAAACgaataaacaaacaaacgaataaacgaacaaacgaataaacaaacaaacgaataaacaaacaaacgaataaacaaacaaacgaataaacaaacaaacgaataaacaaacaaacgaataaacaaacaaacgaataaacaaacaaataaataaacaaataaataaatacacaattatataaatatatataaaaacttcCATTTTTAATTCAATATTTAAGCACATTTCCCATGTGTTAATACGGTATtcgtacatttttatttaagataattttataaagtgCGAATgcacatataatatacatatttatgaagCATTATGTTTAAAATAACGTCGATTTGAAAGCACAAGGTCAATTTTGTGGTAATTTATAGAAATTTCTTTAACGGCTGACATATATAGCTTCCAAGTACTGGGTACACGTGTATGTGTTATATGAacattcatatgtatatctaatacccacatgcatacatatgcccatacacacatacaaaaGTAACACGTACATACATGGCTCTCGTACGAGTACCTTTAACTTCTTACGCATGCTTGATGCAAACAAACATAGAATAGTGTTTCCACAAAGAAATAGTTTGTTCCTTCTGGGCTCTGTTTACATACTTAAGGAAAGCCTTCTTCGTTTGTTTTACCTCGCCCATTTGTATAGTCGATTAATGCTGATGCACATTTTAAATTCGCATTTTTTGCTGTATTTATCTGTACTGTAACTGCTATTTTACCTGCACATTAACTACTATTTTACCTGCGCATTAACTACCATTTTACCTGCGCATTAACTACTATTTTACCTGCGCATTAACTACTATTTTACCTGCACATTAACTACTATTTTACCTGCGCATTAACTACTATTTTACCTGCACATTAACTACTATTTTACCTGCACATTAACTGCTAATATACCTGCGCACActcatataaatgtatgtgcTTGCCACTGCGAAACTGTGAGCGTAGGGTGTTGAAACGTTAAGCAGTCCAATGGAATGCATAGTGAAGCATGCAAAAAAGTAATGAACAACTTggattaaataatttagacGGTAAGTGAAAATAAGAGcgatataataaaagcagCAGAAAAGCGGGAAGTAATAGGAATAGGGATAATAGTGATACTAGTAGTGTACATGCGATAAATGTGAAGGCCTTGTTAAAATTGTGTTATAATGAAAAGTATGTTAATAGCatagaaaaaagaagtaattaGAAAAGCATGAATACTGTGTATAATTACAGTGAATGCTCGTTTTCAAATGTAGAGGACACAAAAACAAATGCAAATGCAAGCACAAttacaaatacatacacaAAAACAAATACAAACATAAGCTCTAATACAAGCACTAACACAAATATAGGCAATAATACAAATACTACTATAAACACAAATCCAAATAACTACAGCGCTGTTAGTTCCTCTTCAGGTTATGATAACTATTTTGAAGGCATCGAAAAACGAACTGATTCTATAAACATCACCAATGAGAGTTATATGTACTGGTCAAGTCTGAACAGCGCGGAAAATAATCCTGTACAGAACAGTACTGCACAGAGTAGTACTGCACAGAGTAGTACTGCACAGAGTAGTACTGCACAGAGCAATACTGTACAGAGCAATACTGTACAGAGTAAGGCAAAAGGAAATTATGAAGATATCAATAATCATAAAGTGAACATAATGTTGAactataacaataataatattagaaaCAATAAAGAGTTAGcaataaatgtaaaagacAGTATCGCACCGAATGACTCGCATCATATTAGTAGCGGTAACAGTAATGGTAATGCTAATGGCTGTGGCAATGATTGTGATAGTTCCGATGCGCCGAACTGCCTACAGCTGTACAACAACATAGATATGAGCTTTATTTATAACAAGTACGATAAGAATGGTCTGATATACTGCAAAAGGATTAAGTTCCACTTGAAGGATGAACGAAATAATGACTATGTGGTTGAttatttaattgtaaaaCTAAACACACTAAAAACTGGGTCAGGAAAACAATACATGCGTTTAGAATTATCTGATGATAAGAAtgaatcatttttttattatttagatttatttgaagaaaattatgaaaagataaaaaaagagcaaaagTTAGTtatcaattttaatttattcccCTTTAAGTTTATTGACTTGTTGGAGGAATGTGTACTTGAGAGTGAGCAATATGAAGATGTAGATGATCAGAGATTAAATGCGGTGTTGGTATTGGAAAGTAAGTCTACTCCAGAAACTAATAACTACGGTACAAATAACGATTCAGATAAGTTTTATCCCAGCTACGGGAATAGTGGTAGTAACTATAGAACAGATAGGCAAGCCAAACAAGATTGGCAAACGAGACAGGACGAGAAGCGGAATGGGCATCCCGAAAATGCAACCCTTAACCTAGTAGAAATAAATCAGTTTAAGGAACTTACTCATCtttctttaatattaaaaagagcGGACGACGAGAATGTGATAAAGTATTTGTGCAATaacatgaaatatataaaagaatacaaTGACgaagtaataaaaaagctaaatgat from Plasmodium malariae genome assembly, chromosome: 11 harbors:
- the SAS6 gene encoding spindle assembly abnormal protein 6, putative; the protein is MNTVYNYSECSFSNVEDTKTNANASTITNTYTKTNTNISSNTSTNTNIGNNTNTTINTNPNNYSAVSSSSGYDNYFEGIEKRTDSINITNESYMYWSSLNSAENNPVQNSTAQSSTAQSSTAQSSTAQSNTVQSNTVQSKAKGNYEDINNHKVNIMLNYNNNNIRNNKELAINVKDSIAPNDSHHISSGNSNGNANGCGNDCDSSDAPNCLQLYNNIDMSFIYNKYDKNGLIYCKRIKFHLKDERNNDYVVDYLIVKLNTLKTGSGKQYMRLELSDDKNESFFYYLDLFEENYEKIKKEQKLVINFNLFPFKFIDLLEECVLESEQYEDVDDQRLNAVLVLESKSTPETNNYGTNNDSDKFYPSYGNSGSNYRTDRQAKQDWQTRQDEKRNGHPENATLNLVEINQFKELTHLSLILKRADDENVIKYLCNNMKYIKEYNDEVIKKLNDEIINNSNNNKQIKALENTIGNMKDKMKALKCDFSNTLNNDINNLKEEHQKVIERKEEKFNLEYEELKKDLENFKNKYNELNTLKEEHEKHISTLNSKMKLVKNELDEKNINFFKLIKEKENLENEKKELENFKTTFTIEYNNLKSKYEKECESNISQNSSYESIKMSNTTLETELKKYKDRNSKLEKEINIAIDEINKGNDIITKLQTQLKKMKDKLKTKTIEHVNIEKVSSQNVNEITKLQKELNSLQTKLSEKNSAEQVLRREIDNLQRRNEEIVKELNISREVNLRLNKEITNNNLDVYTAKMNNMGGPPNVLPGTNFRVDTNLLDTDLFTKLKANLKNSSPPNCMPAYAMDNNMNNLNLINGKIDTLDISDRYNKPVKFIPPGI